In the genome of Bradysia coprophila strain Holo2 unplaced genomic scaffold, BU_Bcop_v1 contig_232, whole genome shotgun sequence, one region contains:
- the LOC119076791 gene encoding putative odorant receptor 71a produces the protein MHSIQIHKVIGLLISTFYLIGAWHRGDKPTFKEIRMKLFYCIYYFLFLVASVGGIIKNEKKDDSIFLVEVSMGILIVWINLSLAIWKQNEILNFLNVVCVFSIRNGDDCLTYNAKLRGLIKFAFVFLISLAFASFSCVFSPLVGSEKILFIKIVFPLDYKNSEIAFWIATAFLFTEFILTVTFSICTVLIWYLLLVCALRYEVLGGDLKNMGRVSSENGNVKMTQKQIHIKFLEDLKTSIKAHLHIKGLVEDVELFLSDLFFIQFGTSALCICGAIYCVAFDVGETLLERYIYVFVVFYYISHLYMITNYGNEIMLSSNRLSYCLFESDWYNQTQSTKKCVIIFGEYLKQPQTIVIAKLYPLDLTTFTRILNSAYSMFNILKSFQ, from the exons ATGCATTCCATTCAAATTCATAAAGTTATCGGTCTGCtaatttcgacattttatCTTATTGGCGCCTGGCATCGCGGAGATAAGCCTACGTTTAAAGAGATACGGATGAAACTATTTTACTGCATCTATTACTTTCTCTTCTTAGTAGCATCGGTGGGcggaataataaaaaacgaaaagaaagaCGACTCGATATTCTTGGTGGAAGTATCAAtgggaattttaattgtgTGGATAAACCTTTCGCTTGCAATTTGGAAGCAGAAcgaaattcttaattttctgAACGTAGTTTGTGTATTCTCGATTCGAAACGGAGATGACTGTCTCACCTACAATGCAAAATTGAGAGGGTTGATAAAATTTGCGTTTgtgtttttgatttctttagCTTTTGCTAGTTTCTCGTGCGTATTTTCGCCGCTTGTAGGAAGTGAGAAAAtcttatttattaaaattgtgtttccTTTGGACTATAAAAACAGCGAAATTGCTTTCTGGATTGCCACAGCTTTTctttttactgaatttattttaacagtAACATTTAGCATTTGCACCGTGTTAATTTGGTATTTACTGTTGGTTTGTGCTCTGCGATATGAAGTGCTGGGAGGTGACTTGAAGAATATGGGAAGAGTTAGTAGcgaaaatggaaatgtaaagATGACGCAAAAGCAAATCCACATCAAATTTTTGGAAGATCTTAAGACCTCAATCAAAGCTCACCTCCATATAAAGGG ATTGGTAGAAGATGTGGAGTTGTTCCTCTCAGACctatttttcattcagtttGGCACCAGCGCTCTGTGTATTTGCGGGGCGATTTATTGTGTGGCATTT GATGTCGGTGAAACTCTATTGGAACGGTACATCTATGTTTTTGTGGTGTTTTACTACATTTCCCATTTGTATATGATCACAAACTATGGCAATGAGATTATGTTATCAAGCAATCGTCTCTCTTACTGCTTATTTGAATCGGACTGGTATAACCAGACACAGTCAACCAAAAAGTGCGTCATcatttttggtgaatatttAAAGCAACCACAAACGATAGTGATTGCAAAACTGTACCCACTAGATTTGACGACATTTACAAGG ATTTTGAACTCAGCCTACAGCatgttcaatattttaaaaagttttcagtaA